The Raphanus sativus cultivar WK10039 chromosome 6, ASM80110v3, whole genome shotgun sequence sequence ctgagaaacaaggtgaggagatagccatcaatctagatgatgaagtggtcattgttgatgagaagacagatgatgagatcttggagaagattgagaaagataagggtaaaggaaaggttggagaagagaagaagacaacaaaagatggtgaatctgctgctccagcaggTGAGAGCTCTTCtgtccctcctccctatgaacccaagcttccattccctggtagattcaagaagcagctgctacagaagtacaaggctttgtttgagaagcagatgagtgaagctcaggttacaatgcccatcattgatgctttcatgctgattcctcaatacagcaagttctTGAAAGATGCTGTaactgctaagaagaaggagatggagggcatgatggttctgagccatgagtgcaatgccatcattcagaggcttaatgctccagagaagctagaggatccaggatgcttcacactaccttgtgctcttggacctatggtttttgagaaatgtctctgcgatttgggagctagtgtcagcttgatgcctttatctgtggcaaagaagcttggcttcactcaatacaagaagtgtagactctctctggtgttagctgatcgttcagtgaagtaccctgtgggcatcctagagaacctccctgtgaagattggagggtatgagatacctacagattttgtggtgcttgaaatgggtgaggaggctcaagacccattgattcttggaaggccattcttagctacagcaggagctattgtgaatgtgaaagaaggcaagattgacctccatttgggtaaggcgaacatcctccactttgacatcaaggagaaaatgaagaaccccactgtgtttggacaagccttcatcaTTGAAGAAATGGgccctcctgctgatgatcaccttggtgagctaccacctgaggaagatggggtgttaactccactttctgcacctactccagcctgatccaaaggaggcaaagtcaagctagagacttaaaacaagctcacttgggaggaagtcccatgagtatccttgtatatattgcattagtattttttattttcatcttactgcataaagcaatgggaaaatgaagttgtgtgcaggtaaAATAGGCAAAAGGAGTGACACAAGGACGAGCAGAGCCCAACGACCAGTCACAGCGGCTCTGCCTGGTCGCTGTGACTCCATCAGCACGGAGCGGTCTTGGCGCAGCGGCTGATCCCCGTCGCTCGCTTCATTCTGGAGCGACCTCCCACAGCGGCTCATGGAGGTCGCTGTGAAGACATCACCAGCAGCGACGCACCCGCAGCGACATGTCCCCATCGCTCGTCTTCTTCGGCAGCGGTTAACTGGAGCGGGTCTCCCTGGTCGCTGAGAAGCCATCACCCGCAGCGACCCTACCTGGTCGCTGTGACCTCACCGAGCCGGAGCGGCCAGCCTCAGCGGGTAGCACAGGTCGCTCGTTGTTCCGAGCAAACCTGGAGCGACCCATCACAGCGGGTCCCCTACCTCGCTCCACTCCAGGTAACCTGCAACCCTTGTTTATCccagtttttctttgcattttacCTTTCCATTAGGTGTCTccctcacacagagactgtgtgatttaagtgtgggggaggtaccaagtatttgatcatgtttgctttgatgattctgagtctcatgcattacattttacattcttatttgcatagaaaaaccaaaaaaaaaagaaaaatttaaaaaaaaaaaaaaaaaaaatttgaaaacacacaaaaagaatcatttagtgtATCATTTGCATactttaggattgagtctagaagcatataggttgcattcatttgCATTGGGAGCTGATTTAAAACGCCTTGTAGGGAGCATTGTCTAGCCTTGTATAGTTCATGCACCTCTCTTGAAAACCTTGTAAGCTTTGTGCCTTGAAAACTCTCTCTGAAACTCAATCTCTTAAGCCAACTACAACTTTGAATCGAACTGAATGAACTTAATTTCTTGCTCATGGTCCCTTGTgtgctaagtcatggatattCACACTAGAGTTGTCACATCTTTTATGCCGATCTTTTTGACAATCTCTAGTGGCATTCCACTCCCTAAAACCCTCTCCTCCTTTTAAGCCTTAAttgtttgttgagtgaggcctttttcgGAAAGTCTTACATGCGcataatcttgagagtattgggaacgacaatgctcagtcttcattcttgctagattgCTTACGCTATTGTCTAGCCATAGGTGGGGGTGAGTGTTGTAAAGTTTGAACTTGAAAGTTGAATGGGAATGAATGAACTCTTGTGCTTAATTGTCTTATTGGGAATTGTATAAACCTCTAGCTCAAAGTTgtgaaagtcttggcccccaaataaaaaaaaaaataaaaataagaaaaaaaaaaaaagaaaaaaaagaaaaagggggctagcaaagtgaGAATGAGCTTAGAGGCTGtgtttaaaaagtttaaatatttccCTTGATTGAGAGTTTGTGGATGTGTTCTTGAGATTttgggtgagagatgtgagatgGGTGTAACTTGGGATTTCAATTGTGTCACTTGTATGTTTgaaaaagggtagaacaatgaagattgagcattgtatgcattagttgatccctttcttagatatattatgtgcaatgtcaaggCTACTTGTTTTGAGTGTTAAACCTTGAAGATAATGAGTTATGAAACCTTGATCACTAGAGCGAAAAAGCCTTCCCTtacccaaatgacttggaccaattGACCATTTGCATAGAGCTCACTTGTTGTATTgcttaatgaatgtgagagttggctgAATTGAATGTGTGAATGCATAATGTTGAGTTGAGacaggcctagagaagctagaggaataataagagagagtgtgctagtaCTGAATTCTTATGTTGAAGCAAGTGCTTTTGTGTTTCtcttggctatgagctcccactTTCAAACTCTTCCCCTATGAGTCCCAGAAAGttcacttgaggacaagtaaaggactagtgtgggggagttgatgtcttgcatatttgcattgttttaaccattcattcataggcatttgcatcatatagattaggatttaggcatgtttaggttgcatttggcatacatatgtctctatcaggtattggaacaccacatggagtttttggagacatttggaagcaatgtgctcaaaaagggggtgaaagatgagcatggatggaggccttcgagacatcttctgttgctaagattttgtggagacacatgaaattgagttagctttctaatggaagtggtttcaagtcatttggagatgtaacgAAGAAGTTATGACCAATTTACTAGAGACATATCCATCCGGAGCGACCTGACCGGAGCGACCCTGGCTGGCCGCTGTGACTTCACTCCTGGAGCGACCTCGGCGCAGCGACTCACCCAGCCGCTCGTCTCTTCGACCAACCCGCAGCGACCACCCGGAGCGACCCTCCTGGTCGCTCCACCCCCTTTTGCTAcccgattttatgatttttcaaggacctttttgcaatttcttatgcacgtttttactctgaaaaacctaatgtttaagtatgttgtagccaccttttggcagataatctttgatctattgaagaacacaaactctctcaagaaattaatctctttttgacttggtttgttattgttcttgtgatctctcatctatttctctacatgattaatctgaaatccatcatgggtttaagaggaatcatggagattagtgagtaatcacctttgaattcatgggttaggagactaagggtgattaggttagttctattgttttagtgtagatcatgtcatctccttgctagtagagtgatttcaatacatcatttgagtaggccactcaaagggtgatctctaggcatttctcacccgacaggtgttcgatgaaatgcccgagtcaactctcctaggcttttagtgtactttgccaaagacatttgttgttaaagatgctaagatagctaatagacatGTTGTgactgattgcttgcatgttattcaaccaaggacacttgatgtttgagatgtgttagcaaatgagcattcatctagacatagagcttgcttagaattgtgtctaggcttaaggttgtttgtttgatcgtttattgttcatccttagttcgaatcCTGATCACCCGAGGTCAagttcctatacccatgagttctcctttccaatagcttaaaagtatcattttttattgctttgcattagctttaatcattagtttagaatcatcatcactggctgcacttagattaggcaaatacttgcattctcactgctttgagtccctcagaactggttcgacattcATCACTATCCTACAACATTTGTTAGGAACTTTGAAATTCCTAGCATCANNNNNNNNNNNNNNNNNNNNNNNNNNNNNNNNNNNNNNNNNNNNNNNNNNNNNNNNNNNNNNNNNNNNNNNNNNNNNNNNNNNNNNNNNNNNNNNNNNNNGTATAAACCTCTAGCTCAAAGTTgtgaaagtcttggcccccaaataaaaaaaaaataaaaataagaaaaaaaaaaaagaaaaaaaaagaaaaagggggctagcaaagtgaGAATGAGCTTAGAGGCtgtgttttaaaagtttaaatatttccCTTGATTGAGAGTTTGTGGAtgtgttcttgagatttttgggtgagagatgtgagatgGGTGTAACTTGGGATTTCAATTGTGTCACTTGTATGTTTgaaaaagggtagaacaatgaagattgagcattgtatgcattagttgatccctttcttagatatattatgtgcaatgtcaaggCTACTTGTTTTGAGTGTTAAACCTTGAAGATAATGAGTTATGAAACCTTTGATCACTAGAGCGAAAAAGCCTTCCCTtacccaaatgacttggaccaattGACCATTTGCATAGAGCTCACTTGTTGTATTgcttaatgaatgtgagagttggctgAATTGAATGTGTGAATGCATAATGTTGAGTTGAGacaggcctagagaagctagaggataataagagagagtgtgctagtaCTGAATTCTTATGTTGAAGCAAGTGCTTTTGTGTTTCtcttggctatgagctcccactTTCAAACCTCTTCCCCTATGAGTCCCAGAAAGttcacttgaggacaagtaaaggactagtgtgggggagttgatgtcttgcatatttgcattgttttaaccattcattcataggcatttgcatcatatagattaggatttaggcatgtttaggttgcatttggcatacatatgtctctatcaggtattggaacaccacatggagtttttggagacatttggaagcaatgtgctcaaaaagggggtgaaagatgagcatggatggaggccttcgagacatcttctgttgctaagattttgtggagacacatgaaattgagttagctttctaatggaagtggtttcaagtcatttggagatgtaacgAAGAAGTTATGACCAATTTACTAGAGACATATCCATCCGGAGCGACCTGACCGGAGCGACCCTGGCTGGCCGCTGTGACTTCACTCCTGGAGCGACCTCGGCGCAGCGACTCACCCAGCCCGCTCGTCTTCTTCGACCAACCCGCAGCGACCACCCGGAGCGACCCCTCCTGGTCGCTCCAGCCCCTtttgctacacgattttatgatttttcaaggacctttttgcaatttcttatgcacgtttttactctgaaaaacctaatgtttaagtatgttgtagccaccttttggcagggaatctttgatctattgaagaacacaaactctctcaagaaattaatctctttttgacttggtttgttattgttcttgtgatctctcatctatttctctacatgattaatctgaaatccatcatgggtttaagaggaatcatggagattagtgagtaatcaccttttgaattcatgggttaggagactaagggtgattaggttagttctatgatgttttagtgtagatcatgtcatctccttgctagtagagtgatttcaatacatcatttgagtaggccactcaaagggtgatctctaggcatttctcacccgacaggtgttcgatgaaatgcccgagtcaactctcctaggcttttagtgtactttgccaaagacatttgttgttaaagatgctaagatagctaatagacatGTTGTgactgattgcttgcatgttattcaaccaaggacacttgatgtttgagatgtgttagcaaatgagcattcatctagacatagagcttgcttagaattgtgtctaggcttaaggttgtttgtttgatcgtttattgttcatccttagttcgaatcCTGATCACCCGAGGTCAagttcctatacccatgagttctcctttccaatagcttaaaagtatcatttttattgctttgcattagctttaatcattagtttagaaatcatcaaatcactggctgcacttagattaggcaaatacttgcattctcactgctttgagtccctcagaactggttcgacattcATCACTATCctacaacatttgttttaggaaCTTTGAAATTCCTAGCATCATTGAGATGGGTATGGAGAGAAACTGAGAAAAGGTTataagggttttttttttttttttagattgaTGGTGAGAGAAATAGACGGTATGTGGGAGAAATGGCACTGCTGCCCAATCAGAACTCAAGTAATATTACAAGAAGTGCAAGGACTTATATAGCAACTTGTGGCCCATCCCCTTCTTTAACTTATAcaacatatttataaatctaaggAAATTCTTCATATTTTCAacttttagtttataatacatgCATAAGTATATATTAAGTACTCGAATTTGTCTTCTTATCTTAGTGCAAATTCCAATTCCAACATGCATTCAAACGTACTTACTGAGTGAAGAAGGGTTTATAAACCTACGATCACGGCCAGGATCCTAATTAGCCCCATagaaaaatcaatattatttGCTTCAGCCatcgtttatttttatataccgTGTTGATCTAAGATGAGTGCGCATGTGGAACAACTAGCAAGGCAGCGAATATATTAACATGGTGGATTTGATTCCTTATCGTTAAACTTGATCATCTAAATAATACTAGTTCCcgaacattttataaaacaaatcgCTATGAATTTATGCACAACAATCTATTAGGTCAAAATATAGTTTTCGGTAAGCTGTGGAAAAGCGGGTGTACATCAGTGCAATAATGAGTTCTATAAGTAGGTAATTATTGCGTAACTTGTTTTGCATGGACCAAAAAGGAAAAAGCAAAGAAAGTAATACTAATAAGAGCAATTCGGATAATAACCagtaagagcatcattattgatGTTCCTTAGATTTGAGCCCTtagcatattttattattagttgtGTGTTTAGGGACTTTGTTAAAGGACAATTGATTAATTGTATATTATTGGTGGGACTTTGTATTGTCccttagtgtttttttttaataattacaaataaagagagaagttaataataaaatatataaaagataaatttaacattgaaattgataaattacagaaaagaaaacaaacattttattacaaagttaaaaaataaaattcgaaacatcataataatacataaaaggATAAAttacagaaaagaaaacaaacattttattacaaagtttaaaaataaaaatcgaaacatcataataatacataaaaggaatcatacaattttattaattatatgttatttggaagatGTCCAAATTTAtcccatatattttcaatcaaatcattttttaattgttGATGAGCTTGGTTATCCCGAATTCTTTTCAGAGGATCAATTGTCTGACCGAGAGTTGAATCCTCACCGATGGTATATgcaccttctccttcttctccaatAAATTCTGAATAGTTACGCAGATTATACGTACCTCGTTCATTTTCGACAATCATATTGTGGAGTATGATGCAtgctttcattatattttttatttttgctttatcCCATAGATTAGATGGATTTTTAACCACGGCGAATCTTGCTTGGAGGACGCCAAAGGCACGCTCAACATCTTTTCGCACAGATTCTTGGTATTTAGCAAATAATCTATTTTTCGGACCCTGTGGTAGTCAGATAGATTGAATAAAAGTCGCCCATTTCGGATAAATGCCATCAGTGAGATAGTAAGCCAAATTATACTCCCTACCGTTGACGTAGTAGTTGACTTGCGGAGCTATTCCTTCAACAATGTCATCAAACACAGGTGATTGGTCGAGAATATTAAGGTCGTTCATAGTACCTGGAGCTCCAAAAAACGCGTGCCAAATCCAAAGATCATGTGAAGCTACCGCCTCCAACACCATCGTTGGTTTTCCGGTTCCTCGTGAATACATTCCTCTCCAACTGGTGGGGCAattcttccactcccaatgcatacagtcgatgcttcCAACCATCCCTGGAAATCCACGTTCTTCTCCATCGCGGAGAAGTCGATCAAGATCCTCCGGTGTGGGACGTCTTAGATATTGATCGGCAAACAAGTGGATTATTCCGGCAGTAAACTTGTGCAAACATTTTCGAGCAGTTGTTTCACCAAGTCGTACATATTCGTCGACTGTATCAGCCCCACCACCATATGCTAGTTGACGAATTGCTGCCGTACATTTTTGGAGGGGAGATAGACTACGGCGTCCGGCTGCATCTTCAGTTGCTTGAAAATATGGTACTTCTGTTGAGAGACGATGCACAATACGGAGGAACAATGGTTTGTTCATTCGAAACCGGCGCCGAAATAAACTGTGCTCGTATGTTGGGGTTTCACTAAAATAATCTTGCCAGAGTTTGTTGTCGCCTTCTTCCCGGTTTCTCTCAATAAAAATACGTTTTTTCGCTCTTTGGGTTCTGGAATAACATCGGTGTTTGCAAACAAATCATCAAAAACGGTATCAATTGCATCCTTATCACCCTCTCTGTGACAGTGATAATGGGAAGAAGAAGCCATTAAAGATTTTTAGAAATGAGGAAATGTTATGAAAAGATGAAACGTTGAGAGAAGAAGCATATTTCAATGAACTGAGAAGTGTCATACTTATATGGTAACTTATGATTTTCCCGTGATACTATAGTATTTCATCTTGTGACTTCTTGGAAGTAAATAAAACAAACCCATGTGACTTACTGGTACACAATGTGACCATTGAAACGtgcaagaaagaaagaaaagtacATTCCAACGTGCAAGAAAGAAAAGTAGCCCATCTCGTGAGCATTACAACGCAGCATCATT is a genomic window containing:
- the LOC108808621 gene encoding uncharacterized protein LOC108808621 encodes the protein MNKPLFLRIVHRLSTEVPYFQATEDAAGRRSLSPLQKCTAAIRQLAYGGGADTVDEYVRLGETTARKCLHKFTAGIIHLFADQYLRRPTPEDLDRLLRDGEERGFPGMVGSIDCMHWEWKNCPTSWRGMYSRGTGKPTMVLEAVASHDLWIWHAFFGAPGTMNDLNILDQSPVFDDIVEGIAPQVNYYVNGREYNLAYYLTDGIYPKWATFIQSI